One Fundulus heteroclitus isolate FHET01 chromosome 11, MU-UCD_Fhet_4.1, whole genome shotgun sequence DNA segment encodes these proteins:
- the waif2 gene encoding wnt-activated inhibitory factor 2: protein MRITRSAEHLSVPLSVWSLLRLHCVALLCLMSLPVRTDDACPSSCSCARDSGTVTCLPDGGHTDLPADVPTWTSTLILKGRNISTLPQGAFTVNGTELGMTTLSLSYNGIHTIEPYAFLGLSRLHLLDLSHNHLETISSRAFHGLLELRSLFLNYSLSADAAAQLSGALSAPGLRNLHRLELAGNQLKFIPMERLDLYNLHALVLINNSMENIGSENISSLYQQRRIRVYLALNPFRCNCELEMFYYWLKNSSQCQDAERVICREPEARRGIPVEKLREEDVDCMNENLEAVSYVFLGIVLALIGVVFLMVLYLNRGGIKRWLNNIREACRDQMEVYHYRYEQDSDPRLANVAV from the coding sequence ATGAGGATAACGCGCAGTGCCGAACATTTAAGTGTTCCTCTCTCTGTTTGGAGTCTGTTGCGTTTGCACTGTGTAGCGCTGCTGTGTTTGATGTCTTTGCCAGTCAGGACAGATGACGCCTGCCCGTCCTCTTGTAGCTGTGCCAGGGACTCGGGGACTGTGACCTGCTTACCTGACGGGGGACATACTGATCTACCTGCAGACGTGCCGACATGGACGTCCACTTTGATATTAAAAGGCAGAAACATTTCAACTTTACCTCAAGGTGCGTTCACCGTCAACGGCACCGAGTTGGGGATGACGACACTCTCGCTTTCCTACAACGGGATACACACCATTGAGCCGTACGCGTTTCTAGGACTCTCCCGCTTACACCTCTTAGACCTGAGCCATAATCATCTGGAGACCATCTCATCTAGGGCTTTTCATGGACTACTGGAGCTGCGCTCTCTTTTTCTCAATTACTCTCTTTCGGCCGATGCCGCGGCGCAGCTTTCCGGTGCGCTCAGCGCGCCAGGTTTGCGTAACCTACACAGACTGGAGCTGGCGGGGAATCAGCTAAAGTTTATACCCATGGAGAGGTTGGATCTCTATAACCTGCACGCTTTAGTGCTCATAAATAACTCAATGGAGAACATCGGGAGCGAAAACATATCCAGTTTGTACCAGCAAAGGCGCATTCGCGTCTATTTGGCTTTAAATCCATTTCGGTGCAACTGTGAACTGGAGATGTTCTACTACTGGTTAAAGAACTCATCGCAGTGTCAGGATGCTGAACGGGTTATTTGCCGTGAGCCGGAAGCGCGGAGGGGGATCCCCGTGGAAAAGCTCCGAGAAGAGGACGTGGACTGTATGAACGAGAACTTAGAGGCAGTTTCATACGTATTCCTAGGTATAGTGCTGGCTCTGATCGGAGTGGTGTTCCTAATGGTGCTGTATCTCAACCGGGGAGGCATCAAACGGTGGCTCAATAACATCCGAGAGGCATGCAGAGACCAAATGGAGGTTTACCACTACCGCTATGAGCAGGACTCGGATCCCAGGTTGGCCAATGTGGCTGTTTAA
- the LOC105937374 gene encoding cytochrome c oxidase assembly factor 4 homolog, mitochondrial, whose amino-acid sequence MSYPSPHDRSRKDDEDDPVEQMISRTGCAELHYAVQECMAEHQDWRACQKHVQSFKDCMTNFQNTQKERRKAQLQTSNKSATS is encoded by the coding sequence ATGTCTTATCCGTCACCCCACGACCGCAGCCGCAAAGATGACGAGGATGACCCCGTTGAGCAGATGATCTCCCGCACTGGCTGCGCCGAGCTGCATTATGCTGTGCAGGAGTGCATGGCTGAACATCAGGACTGGAGAGCCTGCCAGAAGCACGTTCAGAGCTTCAAAGACTGCATGACAAATTTCCAAAACACTCAGAAAGAACGACGAAAAGCCCAACTGCAGACCTCTAACAAGTCTGCGACCAGCTGA